The following are from one region of the Sandaracinus amylolyticus genome:
- a CDS encoding RDD family protein — MAADSLVPAELPVRLAARAIDVAIVVAMNVGLGQLMGFGFDWLIAGALLVLAYFALLDALVGATLGKLALGLRVVGPEGERVTMKQALTREAFTVLGAIPFLGPILALAAWIAIVVTIRKSPLRQGRHDVLAGGTRVVRAAALRNP, encoded by the coding sequence GTGGCTGCCGACTCGCTCGTTCCCGCCGAGCTCCCCGTTCGTCTCGCTGCGCGCGCGATCGACGTCGCGATCGTGGTCGCGATGAACGTCGGGCTCGGTCAGCTCATGGGGTTCGGCTTCGACTGGCTGATCGCGGGCGCGCTGCTCGTGCTCGCGTACTTCGCGCTGCTCGACGCGCTGGTGGGCGCGACCCTCGGCAAGCTCGCGCTCGGCCTGCGCGTCGTCGGCCCCGAGGGCGAACGCGTCACGATGAAGCAGGCGCTCACGCGCGAAGCCTTCACCGTGCTCGGCGCGATCCCGTTCCTCGGCCCGATCCTCGCGCTCGCGGCGTGGATCGCGATCGTCGTGACGATCCGAAAGAGCCCGCTGCGCCAGGGCCGACACGACGTGCTCGCAGGCGGCACCCGCGTGGTGCGCGCAGCAGCGCTACGAAATCCGTAG
- a CDS encoding DUF4240 domain-containing protein, with amino-acid sequence MDDARFWAIIDASRRGCDHRSADEARWQPAVLERLLRALTPDDIEAFALIFEALHARAYRWDLWHAAYVIAGGCSDDGFADFRSGLIGLGREVFEDALRDPLTLARLPRDTELSQEGMRYAARRAYEGLTGRHLAVDVVHAIEPAGGQLDEEVFLRKYAELERRLDPR; translated from the coding sequence ATGGACGATGCGAGGTTTTGGGCGATCATCGATGCATCGCGACGCGGTTGCGACCATCGCAGCGCTGACGAAGCTCGGTGGCAGCCAGCGGTGCTCGAGAGATTGCTCCGCGCGCTGACGCCCGACGACATCGAGGCGTTCGCGCTCATCTTCGAGGCGCTCCACGCGCGCGCGTATCGATGGGACCTCTGGCACGCGGCCTACGTCATCGCGGGCGGGTGCAGCGATGATGGGTTCGCCGACTTCCGGTCGGGCCTGATCGGGCTCGGGCGCGAGGTCTTCGAGGACGCACTGCGCGATCCGCTCACGCTCGCGCGGTTGCCCCGCGACACGGAGCTCTCGCAGGAGGGGATGCGCTACGCGGCGAGGAGAGCTTACGAGGGACTCACCGGCAGGCATCTCGCGGTGGATGTCGTGCACGCCATCGAGCCCGCAGGCGGGCAGCTGGACGAGGAGGTGTTCCTCCGGAAGTACGCGGAGCTCGAGCGCCGGCTCGACCCGCGGTGA
- a CDS encoding MFS transporter has translation MSPAARLVLAICSIAVFAVSLDATVLFVAFPAIRADFADVRLETISWVLNAYTVVFGALLVPAGRLADQLGRRRVYVVGLGVFVAASVACALAPSAGFLVAARALQGAGAAALLPASLALVLAASEVRERALVAGLWGAVGALAAAIGPSLGALLVDSLGWRSVFAINLPIGVVAAVLSMRLLSESRDASATDLPRAAPTFLLIAGATAIGLAVLDARAFEPATSLAAGLVGVLALAGFVVHELRAPAPSFDLRLFRDRGFATANVAVTIFSIAFAAMFLGFVFFLTNAWGYGLVRAGLAISPGPLVVVPVAIVAGRVGARFGHRALVRVGGLVYALGGLLILRALGSPPSFLTIWLPAVLVTGTGVGLLLPTLSGAAVRHLPAHRLGVGSAIHQALRQLGSVLGVAAAIVLSTTGIAFEGTFGLVVVAGLACTALASGLPTR, from the coding sequence GTGAGCCCCGCGGCGCGCCTGGTGCTCGCGATCTGTTCGATCGCGGTGTTCGCGGTCTCGCTCGATGCGACCGTGCTCTTCGTCGCGTTCCCCGCGATCCGCGCCGACTTCGCGGACGTGCGGCTCGAGACGATCTCGTGGGTGCTCAACGCGTACACGGTCGTGTTCGGCGCGCTCCTGGTGCCCGCAGGACGGCTCGCAGATCAGCTCGGGCGGCGGCGCGTGTACGTCGTGGGGCTCGGTGTCTTCGTCGCGGCGTCGGTCGCGTGTGCGCTCGCCCCGAGCGCTGGGTTCCTCGTCGCGGCGCGTGCGCTCCAAGGTGCCGGCGCGGCCGCGCTGCTGCCGGCGTCGCTCGCGCTCGTGCTCGCGGCGAGCGAGGTCCGAGAGCGCGCGCTCGTCGCGGGGCTCTGGGGCGCGGTCGGCGCGTTGGCCGCGGCGATCGGGCCCTCGCTCGGCGCGCTGCTCGTCGACTCGCTCGGGTGGCGATCGGTCTTCGCGATCAACCTGCCGATCGGCGTCGTCGCGGCCGTGCTCTCGATGCGCCTGCTGTCCGAGTCGCGCGATGCGAGCGCGACCGATCTCCCCCGCGCGGCGCCGACGTTCTTGTTGATCGCGGGCGCGACGGCGATCGGTCTCGCGGTCCTCGATGCGCGCGCGTTCGAGCCCGCGACGTCGCTCGCGGCCGGCCTGGTGGGCGTGCTCGCGCTCGCGGGATTCGTCGTGCACGAGCTGCGCGCCCCCGCGCCTTCGTTCGACCTGCGGCTCTTCCGCGATCGCGGCTTCGCGACCGCGAACGTCGCGGTGACGATCTTCAGCATCGCGTTCGCCGCGATGTTCCTCGGGTTCGTGTTCTTCCTGACGAACGCGTGGGGCTACGGCCTCGTGCGCGCGGGCCTCGCGATCTCGCCGGGGCCGCTCGTCGTCGTGCCGGTGGCGATCGTCGCGGGGCGCGTGGGCGCGCGCTTCGGCCATCGCGCGCTCGTCCGCGTGGGCGGGCTCGTCTACGCGCTCGGCGGTCTGCTGATCCTGCGCGCGCTCGGATCGCCGCCGAGCTTCCTGACGATCTGGCTCCCCGCGGTGCTGGTGACCGGCACCGGCGTGGGCCTTCTCCTTCCGACGCTCAGCGGCGCGGCGGTGCGACACCTGCCGGCGCATCGTCTCGGCGTCGGGAGCGCCATCCATCAAGCGCTCCGCCAGCTCGGCTCGGTGCTCGGGGTCGCGGCGGCGATCGTGCTCTCGACGACCGGCATCGCGTTCGAGGGGACCTTCGGGCTGGTGGTCGTAGCGGGGCTCGCGTGCACGGCCCTCGCGAGCGGCCTGCCTACCCGCTGA